In a single window of the Luteolibacter yonseiensis genome:
- the gyrA gene encoding DNA gyrase subunit A produces MSEEHIKPINVAEELSKSFLDYSMSVIISRALPDVRDGLKPSQRRILYAMRELNLAPGKQHIKCAKICGDTSGNYHPHGESVIYPTLVNMGQKWSMRDTLIDGQGNFGSVEGDPPAAMRYTEARLTHLGMAMMDDLDKDTVDFVPNYDERLTEPTVLPAAFPNFLVNGGTGIAVGMATNLASHNLGEVVDAICAQIDNPDITLPELMEHVKGPDFAVPTEIRGIRGIEEYFRTGRGSMRMRGKMEIQENEAGRSFIIIREVPYGVNRATLQERIAELVNEKTLTGISGMRDLSDEETRIEIELKRDARPQVVMAQLFKLTQMETSFSVNMLAIHKNRPKQLSLKEGIDAYIEHRREVVVRRTRYLLGKAEERAELLEAFLLALGHLDDFIKIIRSSKNRDEARERLAAYTFPVATAEGLGILIRSQASISGDTYTFSERQVNAILELRLYQLTGMERDKVKGEYDEVIENIKDLMDILAREIRVLTIIKDELRVIKDKYATPRRCTIVAEAGEVAMEDLIANDAMIVTLSHRGYIKRTPSSEYRLQGRGGKGLKGMETRQTKKDEADDFIEHLFSVQAHDYLLFFTNTGRMYVERVYQLPEGSRTAMGRSIQNVLNLKPEEKIAALLRLERVTDENGNDITFREEAGFVFFATRSGKVKKTALNDFRNYRQAGINAINLEEGNELIGVRLTSGSDEIILVTHEGLSLRFHEEDARPLGRGTAGVMGIRPSESDFVIGLALVTEGSTLLVASENGLGKRTSFEEYRKQSRGGKGIITMKVTDKTGPVVGAVTVTEEDELMLMTSTGQSIRIRVSEIRETGRNAQGVKLLTLKDKENLQDISIVIPDGDDSTSDDSAGDGTEDDTESNTGDSGEETAE; encoded by the coding sequence ATGTCTGAAGAACACATTAAACCGATCAACGTCGCCGAGGAGCTTTCGAAGTCCTTCTTGGATTACTCGATGTCGGTCATCATCTCCCGCGCCCTGCCCGACGTGCGGGACGGCCTGAAGCCATCCCAGCGGCGCATCCTCTATGCGATGCGCGAGCTGAACCTGGCACCCGGCAAGCAGCACATCAAGTGTGCGAAAATCTGCGGTGACACCTCCGGTAACTACCACCCTCACGGTGAATCCGTCATTTACCCGACGCTCGTCAACATGGGCCAGAAATGGTCCATGCGGGACACGCTCATCGACGGACAGGGAAACTTCGGCTCCGTTGAAGGCGACCCACCGGCCGCGATGCGTTATACGGAAGCCCGTCTGACCCATCTCGGCATGGCCATGATGGACGACCTGGACAAGGACACCGTTGATTTCGTGCCGAACTATGACGAACGCCTCACCGAGCCGACCGTCCTTCCCGCCGCGTTTCCAAACTTCCTCGTCAACGGCGGCACCGGCATCGCGGTCGGCATGGCGACGAACCTCGCTTCCCACAACCTGGGCGAGGTCGTCGACGCCATCTGCGCGCAGATCGACAATCCCGACATCACGCTTCCCGAACTGATGGAGCACGTGAAGGGGCCGGATTTCGCCGTGCCCACCGAAATCCGCGGCATCCGCGGCATCGAGGAATACTTCCGCACCGGTCGCGGTTCCATGCGCATGCGCGGGAAAATGGAGATCCAGGAAAATGAAGCGGGCCGTTCCTTCATCATTATCCGGGAAGTGCCGTATGGTGTGAACCGCGCGACTCTCCAGGAGCGTATCGCCGAACTGGTGAACGAAAAAACACTCACCGGCATCTCGGGAATGCGCGACCTATCCGACGAGGAGACCCGCATCGAGATCGAGCTGAAACGCGACGCCCGCCCGCAGGTCGTCATGGCCCAGCTTTTCAAGCTCACGCAGATGGAGACCTCCTTCAGCGTGAACATGCTGGCGATCCACAAGAACCGCCCGAAACAACTTTCCCTCAAGGAGGGGATCGACGCCTACATCGAGCACCGCCGCGAGGTGGTCGTCCGCCGCACGCGCTATCTGTTGGGAAAAGCGGAGGAACGCGCGGAACTTCTGGAGGCCTTCCTTCTGGCGCTGGGCCATCTGGACGATTTCATCAAGATCATCCGTTCGTCGAAAAACCGCGATGAGGCCCGCGAACGGCTCGCCGCCTATACCTTCCCCGTCGCCACGGCGGAGGGACTCGGCATCCTCATCCGTTCGCAGGCATCCATCTCCGGCGATACCTACACCTTCAGCGAGCGGCAGGTGAACGCCATCCTCGAGCTCCGGCTCTATCAGCTCACCGGCATGGAGCGGGACAAGGTGAAGGGCGAATACGACGAGGTCATCGAGAACATCAAGGACCTCATGGACATCCTCGCCCGTGAGATCCGGGTATTGACCATCATCAAGGACGAGCTCCGCGTCATCAAGGACAAGTACGCCACTCCCCGTAGATGCACCATCGTCGCCGAAGCCGGCGAGGTCGCCATGGAAGACCTCATCGCGAACGACGCGATGATCGTCACCCTTTCCCATCGTGGTTACATCAAGCGCACCCCTTCCAGCGAATACCGTCTCCAGGGACGCGGAGGAAAGGGCCTCAAGGGCATGGAAACCCGCCAGACGAAAAAGGATGAGGCGGACGATTTCATCGAGCATCTTTTCAGTGTCCAGGCGCACGACTATCTTCTGTTCTTCACCAACACCGGAAGAATGTATGTGGAGCGCGTCTATCAGCTTCCGGAGGGTTCCCGCACGGCGATGGGACGCAGCATCCAGAACGTGCTCAATCTCAAGCCGGAAGAGAAAATTGCCGCGCTTCTCCGTCTCGAACGTGTCACGGATGAAAACGGAAACGACATCACCTTCCGCGAGGAGGCCGGTTTCGTGTTCTTCGCCACCCGCTCCGGCAAGGTGAAGAAAACCGCGCTCAACGATTTCCGGAACTACCGCCAGGCCGGCATCAACGCCATCAATCTGGAGGAAGGAAACGAGCTCATCGGCGTGCGTCTCACCTCCGGTTCGGATGAGATCATCCTCGTCACCCATGAAGGACTCAGCCTGCGCTTCCACGAAGAAGACGCCCGTCCTCTGGGCCGTGGCACCGCCGGTGTGATGGGCATCCGCCCGAGCGAGAGCGACTTCGTCATCGGTCTCGCTCTGGTCACCGAAGGTTCCACCCTGTTGGTCGCTTCGGAAAACGGCCTCGGCAAGCGCACCTCGTTCGAAGAATACCGCAAGCAGTCACGCGGTGGCAAAGGCATCATCACCATGAAGGTCACGGACAAGACCGGCCCTGTCGTCGGTGCCGTCACCGTGACGGAGGAAGACGAGCTCATGCTCATGACCTCCACCGGCCAGAGCATCCGCATCCGCGTCAGCGAAATCCGCGAAACCGGACGGAATGCCCAAGGGGTGAAGCTTCTCACCCTCAAGGATAAGGAAAACCTTCAGGATATCTCCATCGTGATACCGGATGGCGATGATTCGACGAGTGACGATTCTGCCGGAGATGGCACCGAAGACGATACGGAATCGAACACCGGCGACTCGGGCGAAGAAACCGCGGAATGA
- a CDS encoding Wadjet anti-phage system protein JetD domain-containing protein → MKTPWLAELHRCWQAARGKRVTAASRAFSLDWEDLLDSIGAHSAESRATSLREAESLEKSGRIVLKRHRYRRYIIERVLLPAESEAWLLELFCGTRGEDLQAESLRVVAGFSQHRHCRFPVEWAGLCETLHMAFSEGRSIPPFRWSRPETLRRLLEITRQLSSRNWETGTWIRAASVEIGLDSKALELHQRIYESALSRMFGTRISLKAIGLISGTSHVELHGPVCLHFEDGSSHDFDGLHRVLISATDLERCVTISTTAEHLLSIENRKTTFPQYAAANVDRRMLIAASSFPTPAFREFLEKLPAALPHNHFGDTDPAGWHILLKLREATTRHVGVHQMKWRPASKPRPLTPYDRNLLEKLLAAPLLADVRSEIQRIADHQDRGDFEQETLGAPVMGGLKFEK, encoded by the coding sequence ATGAAAACCCCTTGGCTCGCCGAACTCCACCGTTGCTGGCAGGCCGCCCGTGGCAAGCGGGTGACGGCAGCGAGCCGCGCCTTCTCACTCGACTGGGAAGACTTGTTAGACTCCATTGGCGCGCACAGCGCGGAGAGCCGGGCCACCTCGTTGCGCGAGGCGGAGTCGCTGGAAAAATCCGGCCGGATCGTGCTCAAGCGCCATCGCTACCGCAGGTATATCATCGAGCGCGTCCTCCTTCCTGCTGAGAGCGAGGCGTGGTTGCTGGAACTGTTTTGCGGAACGCGTGGCGAGGATCTGCAGGCGGAATCGCTGCGCGTCGTTGCTGGATTTTCCCAACACAGACATTGCCGTTTCCCGGTCGAATGGGCCGGGCTGTGTGAAACGCTGCACATGGCATTCTCAGAAGGACGCTCCATTCCGCCTTTCCGCTGGAGTCGGCCGGAGACGTTGCGACGCCTGTTGGAAATAACGAGGCAACTGAGTTCCCGGAACTGGGAGACGGGAACCTGGATCCGCGCTGCAAGTGTCGAAATAGGGCTGGATTCAAAAGCGCTCGAGCTTCACCAGCGGATCTACGAGTCAGCCTTGTCCCGCATGTTTGGCACACGAATCTCGTTGAAAGCCATCGGCTTGATCTCGGGCACATCCCACGTGGAATTGCACGGTCCTGTCTGCCTGCATTTTGAAGATGGCAGCTCACACGATTTCGACGGCCTCCATCGCGTGCTCATTTCCGCGACGGATCTGGAGCGATGCGTCACCATTTCCACCACGGCGGAACACTTGCTCAGCATCGAAAACCGCAAGACCACCTTTCCGCAATACGCTGCGGCAAACGTGGATCGACGCATGTTGATCGCCGCATCTTCGTTCCCGACACCGGCATTCCGTGAGTTTCTGGAAAAATTGCCCGCGGCACTGCCGCACAATCATTTCGGCGATACGGACCCGGCAGGCTGGCACATTTTACTCAAGCTCCGGGAAGCAACCACGCGCCACGTGGGAGTCCATCAAATGAAATGGAGACCCGCATCCAAGCCCCGGCCGCTCACTCCCTATGATCGGAATCTGTTGGAAAAGTTGCTTGCCGCACCGCTGCTCGCAGATGTCAGAAGTGAGATCCAAAGGATCGCGGATCATCAGGATCGCGGGGATTTCGAACAGGAAACACTCGGCGCTCCGGTCATGGGCGGTTTGAAATTTGAAAAATGA
- a CDS encoding SbcC/MukB-like Walker B domain-containing protein — MPARVHLSRILAINWYGYRRFIDVSGLSLITGANGSGKSVLLDLIQFVMLGESLSRFNKAAAGAGSGRSLRGYCLCDTNTQGNDGQERYLRPSGVTLAGLEFVWPLAKDEDTPRRETWGARIEFEGPTAKARTLWFTVPNRLEREDFLSAELDPDAVAFMSEEEFRVHVKRDLGGEVFDRQASYLDEMGSRSHLGFDRVQMNKTLPNSMAFQPVESFEKFIRDYLLEPGLPDVKAVRASVDAHRRAQERLEKMHDQHARLCRISERHHEYVTARREARLHAHLRIALGHEQKLENLTSRQSDLETLRYQNAESRTAHEEALAERNELDSQLAKIRLVAGNDLQITRLAEDRSRRDDVARELDSLRETEKSARQFLHDRTQYWKQWLRLAKDFGLEEPEPAGDWLRQMQGADESLALDTAAKMPRIYQAMVNDARDRLRPIEEEIKVLEGRESRLRRELDDLDHKGSAAPSPLLDALKSRGQRADAFGRVIEVKAEAEPWWPLLESLLGNKRSAVLAEDFKAAWEQAKRLGHMDEPLVHPEEISKSDNNKPGTVAAFFETEHTLAKAYLQHHFGDMMAVEKAGQLDSHARGFSKDGWLKDPPHRQHFQPAKEFTIGEEGLRRLRTMRQDELVEITETLSHQKRLREDWRTFLHRGETWALDKADAPAGSSRLRDLPRLRKELAQLEETIRLLATPEREATVEKLRVLEKTFQGVIERIGRLAGNMEKFNQQERVLQDGMAALLEDEAASLTQRQTSREALEGVRDSEISELIAAARTQFPKWQQRLDASSEMARIREYDSDKARRERDIERNALAEKHPETGEAFDPGDDENSRYDARRTELETHELERYMAEAEDARKEWEDRLQHQVLDVLKEKLDEAERTKRELNRAMDHDIGGWRYQLSMKQDRSHSAIWALVEKGLNPGLELFAASAREEIDKAKAALMAAIENAEDPRQQRALDYRYYHHWDIQATPTGKGEGAAISLNRNAKKQSGGENQAPFFVAMLAAFQRVYDLGPRESRKNLGIVIMDEAFSKLSGDRIDACLDLARNFGLQLIMAFPEDRLPTMIQHAETVVQCRVERTYDDKNGQISNITNWVVKVDRDKLVEALS, encoded by the coding sequence ATGCCAGCCCGCGTCCACCTCAGCCGCATCCTCGCCATCAATTGGTATGGCTACCGCCGTTTCATCGATGTCTCCGGCCTCTCGCTCATCACCGGAGCGAACGGCTCGGGCAAGAGCGTGCTGCTGGATCTCATCCAGTTCGTCATGCTCGGCGAATCCCTCAGCCGCTTCAACAAGGCCGCCGCCGGTGCCGGAAGCGGACGTTCTCTACGCGGCTATTGTCTCTGCGACACGAACACCCAGGGCAATGACGGACAGGAACGCTACCTCCGCCCGTCGGGAGTGACCCTCGCAGGCCTGGAATTCGTCTGGCCTCTTGCCAAGGATGAGGACACACCCCGCCGCGAGACGTGGGGCGCGCGCATTGAATTCGAAGGCCCTACCGCCAAGGCCCGCACGCTCTGGTTCACGGTGCCGAACAGGCTCGAGCGTGAGGATTTCCTGAGTGCGGAGCTGGATCCGGATGCGGTCGCTTTCATGTCGGAAGAGGAATTCCGGGTCCACGTGAAACGTGATCTCGGCGGCGAGGTCTTCGACCGCCAGGCGTCCTATCTTGATGAGATGGGTTCGCGCAGCCACCTGGGATTCGACCGGGTGCAGATGAACAAGACCCTGCCGAACTCGATGGCTTTCCAGCCGGTCGAGTCATTCGAGAAATTCATCCGTGATTATCTCCTTGAACCCGGCCTGCCGGACGTGAAGGCCGTGCGTGCCAGTGTGGACGCCCACCGCCGCGCGCAGGAGCGGCTGGAAAAAATGCATGACCAGCACGCACGCCTCTGCCGCATCAGCGAACGGCATCACGAATACGTGACCGCACGCCGCGAGGCCCGTCTGCACGCACACCTGCGCATCGCGCTCGGCCATGAGCAGAAGCTGGAAAACCTGACAAGCCGCCAATCCGATTTGGAAACGCTGCGTTATCAGAACGCCGAGTCCCGCACGGCTCATGAGGAAGCCCTCGCCGAACGCAACGAACTCGACTCACAGCTTGCGAAGATCCGCCTTGTCGCGGGCAACGACCTGCAGATCACCCGGCTCGCGGAAGACCGCAGCCGGCGTGACGACGTCGCCCGCGAGTTGGACTCCTTGCGCGAAACGGAGAAATCCGCACGCCAGTTTCTCCATGACCGCACCCAGTATTGGAAGCAATGGCTGCGCCTCGCGAAAGACTTCGGGCTGGAGGAACCGGAACCCGCCGGCGATTGGCTCCGGCAGATGCAGGGGGCGGATGAAAGCCTCGCGCTCGACACCGCTGCGAAAATGCCCCGCATCTATCAGGCGATGGTCAATGACGCCCGGGACCGGCTCCGTCCCATCGAGGAAGAAATCAAGGTTCTCGAAGGCCGCGAGTCCCGCCTGCGTCGCGAACTGGACGACCTCGATCACAAGGGCAGCGCCGCCCCATCTCCCTTGTTGGATGCCCTGAAATCACGCGGCCAGCGGGCCGATGCCTTCGGCCGGGTCATCGAGGTGAAGGCTGAGGCGGAACCATGGTGGCCGTTGTTGGAATCCCTCTTGGGAAACAAGCGCTCCGCTGTGCTCGCGGAAGATTTCAAAGCCGCATGGGAGCAGGCGAAACGCCTCGGCCATATGGACGAGCCATTGGTGCACCCGGAGGAAATCTCGAAATCCGATAACAACAAGCCAGGCACTGTCGCAGCGTTTTTCGAAACGGAACACACGCTCGCCAAGGCTTACCTCCAACATCATTTCGGCGACATGATGGCGGTGGAGAAAGCCGGCCAGCTTGATTCGCACGCACGTGGATTTTCCAAAGACGGATGGCTGAAGGACCCGCCGCATCGCCAACATTTCCAACCGGCCAAGGAATTCACCATCGGAGAGGAAGGCCTGCGCCGCCTCCGCACGATGCGGCAGGACGAGCTTGTCGAGATCACCGAGACACTCTCCCACCAGAAACGCCTGCGCGAGGATTGGCGCACTTTCCTGCATCGCGGCGAAACATGGGCGCTCGACAAGGCGGATGCACCCGCAGGCAGCTCCAGGCTCCGCGACCTGCCGCGCCTGCGCAAGGAACTCGCGCAACTGGAGGAAACCATCCGCCTCCTCGCCACGCCCGAACGTGAGGCAACGGTGGAGAAACTCAGGGTGCTGGAAAAAACCTTCCAAGGAGTCATCGAGCGCATCGGCCGCCTTGCCGGCAACATGGAAAAGTTCAACCAACAGGAACGTGTCTTGCAGGATGGGATGGCCGCTCTGCTGGAAGATGAGGCCGCCTCCCTCACGCAACGCCAGACCAGCCGGGAGGCGCTCGAGGGAGTGCGGGACAGCGAGATCTCAGAACTCATCGCCGCCGCCAGAACACAGTTCCCCAAGTGGCAGCAAAGGCTCGACGCGTCCTCGGAAATGGCGCGCATCCGCGAATATGACTCCGACAAGGCCAGAAGGGAGCGCGACATCGAACGGAACGCTCTCGCGGAAAAACATCCGGAAACCGGGGAAGCATTCGATCCCGGCGATGACGAAAACTCCCGCTACGACGCACGTCGTACCGAATTGGAAACCCATGAACTGGAGCGGTACATGGCCGAGGCCGAAGACGCCCGCAAGGAGTGGGAGGACCGCCTGCAACACCAGGTCCTCGACGTTCTGAAAGAGAAACTCGATGAAGCGGAGCGCACCAAACGCGAACTGAACCGCGCGATGGACCACGACATCGGCGGGTGGCGCTACCAGCTCTCCATGAAGCAGGACCGCAGCCACAGCGCCATCTGGGCGCTGGTGGAGAAAGGACTGAATCCCGGTCTCGAACTCTTCGCCGCCAGCGCGCGTGAGGAAATCGACAAGGCGAAGGCGGCACTCATGGCGGCGATCGAAAACGCGGAGGATCCCCGCCAGCAGCGCGCTCTCGACTACCGCTACTACCATCACTGGGACATCCAGGCCACGCCCACCGGCAAGGGCGAGGGTGCGGCGATCTCCCTGAACAGGAATGCGAAGAAGCAAAGCGGCGGTGAGAACCAGGCACCTTTTTTCGTGGCCATGCTCGCAGCCTTCCAACGTGTTTACGATCTCGGCCCCCGCGAGTCTCGCAAGAACCTCGGCATCGTCATCATGGACGAGGCATTCTCAAAACTCTCCGGCGACCGCATCGACGCATGTCTGGATCTCGCCAGGAACTTCGGCCTCCAGCTCATCATGGCATTCCCGGAGGATCGCCTGCCCACGATGATCCAGCATGCGGAGACCGTCGTGCAATGCCGTGTTGAAAGAACCTACGACGACAAGAACGGCCAGATCTCCAACATCACGAACTGGGTGGTGAAGGTGGATCGGGACAAACTGGTGGAGGCGCTGTCATGA
- a CDS encoding DUF4194 domain-containing protein, with product MSDPHWPSFWSEVPDDDRPAIREILAELIGRGTLLGSSGSGRDHFLLARDHYQTHLKDYLAPLGLELIVDDDFSLLQARPRPEACHLLAQFTKDETLLLLVLWRTWDDHRTNEASSAVILTVDELWTRFRNTFDKIDPPEKTHLDSLLARLKRHRLIRTHKPEGALQLGETLIEILPSLPRVIPFDSLESCLARAALYQPTEEA from the coding sequence ATGTCCGATCCCCACTGGCCCAGCTTCTGGTCTGAAGTTCCAGACGACGACCGCCCGGCAATCCGTGAAATCCTGGCGGAACTCATCGGGCGCGGCACCTTGCTCGGCAGCAGCGGTTCGGGCCGCGATCATTTCCTTCTCGCACGCGATCACTACCAGACCCATCTCAAGGACTACCTCGCACCGCTCGGTCTGGAACTCATCGTGGATGACGATTTTTCATTGCTCCAGGCCCGCCCGCGTCCCGAAGCGTGCCATCTCCTCGCACAGTTCACCAAGGACGAGACGCTTCTGCTGCTCGTTCTCTGGCGAACCTGGGACGACCACCGCACGAACGAAGCCAGCAGCGCGGTCATCCTGACCGTCGACGAATTGTGGACCCGTTTCCGCAATACGTTTGATAAAATCGATCCGCCGGAAAAAACCCACCTCGACTCCCTGCTGGCCCGTCTCAAGCGGCATCGGCTCATCCGCACCCACAAGCCGGAAGGCGCGCTCCAGCTCGGCGAGACCCTCATCGAGATTCTTCCCAGCCTGCCGCGGGTCATCCCCTTCGACAGCCTGGAATCCTGCCTGGCCCGTGCCGCCCTCTACCAACCCACCGAAGAAGCCTGA
- a CDS encoding Wadjet anti-phage system protein JetA family protein: protein MVCPPADGYSLVRRMPPPNLSEKLLASVSRDFFRPLTRPSAAIYIDCAERLADVAGEAGRIPHAEAIALIREILAAHPDIVLDDDEGASLRDARQRAGQIFNRLCDSSWIEDQQLGLHERWALVSPGLRPLLRLLRELAEDEIAELKTFADTVRGVCETLERPNILDPRLQEPDELRSTVTDCNTRLESAIIQLHGVEKLISLFDRRQRLSDSPAETLRLLYSEFSAGQHMVCYDALRRNGLLPRLQVLRSRIADRRDDPLVKERLAQGLAAHYHWDENEAYHRAEKALRDLEHRLAAIRHVADAIDARMASFNQLSQQRYRYQTELRGRRPEIVKAYCDAINAAHEGMRLASLRETEPDFVPLVPEVKFFFGNESLARTRRVKSPADLTFGNESDRAEETAEETLAALRERQRLALTPQRAARLVARLLPEKSSVLMTSDFTAADMDEMLDLLAIAAYEHAVTADGRRVRWSIEGPGKISGLTPERIPTDSHAGWNVERFQVRRG, encoded by the coding sequence TTGGTCTGCCCGCCCGCCGACGGCTACTCTCTGGTCCGCCGCATGCCTCCGCCGAATCTCAGTGAAAAACTCCTCGCATCCGTCTCGCGGGATTTTTTCCGCCCGCTCACCCGCCCGTCCGCGGCGATCTATATCGATTGCGCGGAGCGGCTGGCCGATGTCGCGGGCGAGGCCGGGCGCATTCCACATGCCGAGGCCATCGCTCTCATCCGCGAGATCCTTGCGGCGCATCCGGACATCGTTCTGGACGACGACGAAGGAGCCTCGCTCCGCGACGCCCGCCAACGCGCAGGACAAATTTTCAACCGACTCTGCGATTCGAGCTGGATTGAAGACCAGCAGCTCGGCCTCCACGAACGCTGGGCGCTTGTCTCGCCCGGACTCCGTCCGCTGCTCAGGCTCCTGCGAGAACTCGCGGAAGACGAGATCGCCGAGTTGAAAACCTTCGCGGACACCGTACGGGGAGTTTGTGAAACACTCGAACGTCCGAATATCCTCGATCCCCGGCTTCAGGAACCCGACGAACTCCGCAGCACTGTCACCGATTGCAACACCCGCCTCGAAAGCGCCATCATCCAGCTTCATGGCGTGGAGAAGCTCATCTCGCTTTTCGACCGCCGCCAGCGGCTCAGCGACTCTCCCGCCGAAACGCTGCGCCTCCTTTACTCGGAATTCAGCGCGGGCCAGCACATGGTTTGCTACGACGCACTCCGTAGGAACGGGCTGCTGCCCCGTCTCCAGGTCCTGCGCTCGCGGATCGCCGACCGCCGCGATGATCCGCTGGTGAAGGAGCGCCTCGCCCAAGGGCTCGCGGCCCACTACCACTGGGATGAGAACGAAGCCTACCATCGTGCGGAAAAAGCCCTGCGTGACCTCGAACACCGCCTCGCCGCGATCCGCCACGTCGCCGATGCCATCGACGCGCGCATGGCGTCGTTCAACCAACTCTCCCAACAACGCTACCGCTACCAGACCGAGCTTCGCGGCAGGCGTCCGGAGATCGTCAAGGCGTACTGCGATGCCATCAATGCGGCGCACGAAGGCATGCGCCTCGCCTCCCTGCGCGAAACGGAGCCGGACTTCGTCCCGCTTGTGCCTGAAGTGAAATTTTTCTTCGGCAACGAATCGCTCGCCCGCACCCGCCGCGTGAAGTCCCCGGCGGACCTCACCTTCGGGAACGAATCGGACCGTGCGGAAGAAACCGCGGAGGAGACCCTCGCCGCTCTTCGCGAACGCCAGCGTCTCGCCCTCACGCCCCAGCGCGCGGCCCGGCTCGTCGCCCGGCTTCTGCCGGAGAAATCCAGTGTGTTGATGACGTCGGATTTCACCGCCGCCGACATGGATGAGATGCTGGACCTGCTCGCCATCGCCGCCTACGAACACGCCGTCACCGCCGATGGGCGGCGCGTGAGGTGGAGCATCGAGGGTCCCGGAAAAATCTCCGGCCTCACTCCCGAGAGAATCCCCACCGATTCCCATGCCGGCTGGAACGTCGAACGATTCCAGGTCCGCAGGGGGTGA